Part of the Oncorhynchus mykiss isolate Arlee chromosome 26, USDA_OmykA_1.1, whole genome shotgun sequence genome is shown below.
CGTGTTGGAGCATCACATATGTGATGCATtgtgggtaaattgtgactgactgatctaccaATAACAATGAGAAGTTATTTATGTTGCAAGGTGATTTGTCAGTAGGCAGTCAGTCACCTGCACTTTCAGTTGCAATGAGGGGGTTTGATTAATCTTGGCCGGATGCCTGTGTAGGCATGTATTACACCAGCTGAAAGTTGATTGCATTAGATTTGGAACTGGGCTGCCTCCCAGGCGTCCCGCTCTGGCTGACTGCAATGTttgctcaaaacaaaagtgacataATTAAGCATGTAGTAATTAGTAGGATTCTGTGTTGCCATGCAAAAGTGATCACTTTCTGGTTCAACCCAGGTCAAAGTAAAATAACTCCCTCACTGTCAAATCAAACAATACCCAGAAACCTACCCCCACATACCCGTAGGCCAGGGtgcaattacattttttatttaaaaacatttaagtTTGTGTCCTGGTACCCTACTCACCCACTCTGCCATAGCAGCCTGAAGGAACTGCTATCTGGATGTCAGTCTTCACGATAGCCTTGTCCATAGGACCAATACTGTAGTCATAGGCACTGTTAGAAAAAACATCAACAGGTGGCTTACAGTCACTAACTTACAAAGGCAGTGACCTACATCTAACTCCCCTCCCATCCAATCGTTAGTAGGAGGAGCAGGCTAGCACTACCGTTAGCCAACTTTTCTCCTGTTAAAGTTGGTCGTATAAACATGAAGCAAGACTAGGCTACCTAGTTAGGTAGCTTGATATGAAGACAACATTATGCATGGTCGTTTGCTAACTACAGTTTTACTTTTGATTGATAGCAGAAAAATAAAAGCCACATGCAGGATACACTCACTGCAACGTTTTGAATTCAAGTAACGTTATCTTGCTTATGTGAATAGCAAGCTAGCTAAGTAAATACAAGCCAGTAAAATGTACAGCGTTCTAATCACTTCCAGTGACCATGTCCCGGACTCTGACCCACCTGAACAGGTCGTAGCCTGCAGCTTTAGCAGAGCCCCGGGTAGGAGCAGTGGCATGTTCAGACAACTTGGAGAACTTCAGCACCGATATCACATCCTCTGCCACTGCATGTGGCTTTGTCCTCTTCAGTGGAGAAACTTCTGCGGCGTCTATCACTTCTGAGCAAGGCATGTTTACAAAGTTTGTGGTAGGAAAGTTGAGTTAATTCCAAAATAATAAGATGGCTATGGTTAgtttaacgttagctaactagttGAAATATGGCTTGAGTTGTTGCTACTTCTCTGAATCGTCTTAGGAAGCACACATTCCCGCCAATTTCAATTGAATCTGCCTCGCCTTCGTTGAAAATTTTTTGAAAATCTCGCGAGAGTTCTGACAATTTGACGAGCTGTGAGCTGAATGACAGGAAAGCTTTAGTTTACTAATCCTTGAATGATGCATCTTGATTTCGGTAAAATACTCGACTACAAATCTGACAACAGTACAATTACCGGTACCTACAAATGTATTGACTACACATCATGTTAATACTAAAGTTGATAATACAACAACCAGTTAGCATAGCAAAGTAGCTAGCTGCTAGTGCTAGCAAACATGAGCTATTACTGAAAAGCAATGTAGCTAGCCAACGAGCTACCTGCATTCTCGCATCCTTTTCTCCTGGCCAGAGTGGGAGAATACAGATAAAATGTTCTGTGTGAGAGTACTGAAGACTGGGCAGCGATAATCGAAGAACAACACCGCCAGTAGAGCCTCTGCTTTGCAACGAAGTGCTCCATCTTGTTAAAGATACAGTCCTCCCCGGCTGCGGCATCagctacagagccttcagaaagtattcataccccttgatttattccacatgttgtgttacagaccGAATtagaaattgatttttttttaaatctcacccatctatacacaatatcccataactacaaagtgaaaatgtttttatacatttttgctaatgtattgACAATTAAATACAGGCAGAGTGAGTATTGGTTGCTGTTAACATACAATACATATATTTGATTATAAACTGGATTAAACACACAGTCCTAATGAGAggtgtgtgggtgtttgaagTTTTCAACAAGCATGTCTATTCTGGGTTACATTTTTGACAGTGCAACCCTGAGGTCATGCTCAGCATTGAGTCTGTTTCTGTACTTGTTTTTTTAAGTATGCCAGGGTTGAGAACCCTGACTCGCAtaggtatgtggtgccaaactagcttagaacatctactgctttcaGTCTAGACAGGAGACtgcttcctgctgtagatgagcaacccagaactgAATGTTTGCCTCAAAAAGCATCTTGCCTCAATTAGTTTATTCCAGAATAAAATGTTAGTATTTTActagcaacagttccaacctaaaCTCAATTAACAATATTTCTAGagtaatatgtacagtatagtAGGCCTGATAATGTTTAATCTTCACTTGTACTGTTTCTTAGGGTTGCActatcagtagctagctagcttgctttggCTAATATCAGCTAGCTATTAGCTGAGTACaaggggattgtttgaaagagaaactcacatctacTACTATGAGAGATAGCactcccttatttctgcttatcatcatcacctgttataaaatgacaacaatgccGTGCTAATTGACTTACTTTCCCACTgtcgaagcactgtttcctgacgcattctgccctgttctgggTTTACCGTCGTGCTGTGGGTGTTTGGTCAAGACCTGTCGTTTTAATTTGTTCGTTTTGAACATTACTAAGCACTTCCCTGCACAAAACACATTTTGGGCGCTCCTCGTTATTTATCAAAGTTTGTATTAAACCAAGCTAGAGAAACGCATCGCTGTATTTTCGTTTCATGACGATTGAGTTCGTCAGAATTTGTGGCTAGTTTGAGTCCATTTGATGATGGCGAGTGGGAATGACATGTTGACAGGCTGTCAGGTTAGGAAGGCTACGAGTTTCAAAACACTTGCAAGTGAAAATGTGTAATTACTTTTTTCAAGTGTCAAATGTCATTTTTTGTACACATGATTTTTTCACATGTCCAGTGTGTGGTTTGATTTGATCGCCTGTTATGGGCATTTTTACACGCGTTCTTCACATCTGTCCAGAGGGCATTTACAGGTGATTAGAACGTTTGAATATTGTAATTTCAGACGCGTGAAATTGTGCCACGGTTTTGGAACGAACGAAGCCAGGCCAAGAGAATGCTCGGCGGAAATGGAGTCCCTAGAGAAAGAACGAGATGGGTGTCAGGAGTGGGGCagcagtattatcataaggagacgTATACTTGGAAACGGGAGGAGGAATTGAGGGAAGAAGGGTGTAAGCTTGAGTCGGATAAAAATGGTGGAaaaaagggagatggtttgttaaagtagaatggtagaaagtgtaagcagatGGAGCTGGAGAAATTGAAGTGAATGAGGGTGAAGTTATCCAGAGACCGAGGTATGCTCCCAGAATCAGGAAAAACACATGTCTGTGagacagtgttgccaactcctcagtaaggaaagtagctattggctgtcctaaagtagctagaagtcgctaaatgacgtcatcaccaAATGTGCATAATTGgtcatgtaattgtgatggatgctgtaggagagacaaaaagtgagtaaaaaaactaaatatgtttagaactacaaattaactttcttctgtcgattcttgttttTTGTAATGTcccaattccaaccctcctcctttatctGGGCTTGGGACCGGCAAAAGCGACCTAAAAGATACAATCTGGCAGAGTTACttagttttttatttttcttaatttgtttggtttttaaccttatggtccacttaggagcctacaacaagtcacagtaaaacatgaacatctttaaccattccataaaaataaaaaaaagttttgtaTACAATcaacattaacaatctaaatggaccaaaaagagacaatagaaaaaactgttaatggcaatgtgagaaaatgatggtaactagtctggccctaattcaggttttttatttttttaatgtaaccCAGTGCGGGATCAGTCAGCGGCAGCTTCCAGCAtgcgcgattcatttgcagtctggatgcagaggggtgaacatctcctgctctgactgcatcTGGGAGGAACCGCTGCGCGAGGACTGTGGGTGCTTTGGGACGGGGGTGGGGCCCACGGCAGCACCCGCTcctcgttgagaagagtaagaacgataTGTGGCTTTCACGTCAGAGTCTCCAAAAGTCTCaaataacaccagaaaaagtcgcTAGATTTGTTGCTAGTCGCTTTTTTGAAAAATGTGAcgctagaggggtctgaatattcGCTAAATATAGctacaaagtcgctaagttggcaacactgctgtgacagtaggagtgaagtttATTGAACAAGTGGACTCTTGCcctttggctgatccatttgtggttgcGCGGTGTGTGAAAAAAAGAGTTGGGTCATGTGGAATCAgtgagggtaaccagaagtggtctaGTGATAAGTGTGTTTCTGTTGGGTAGAGGGAGAATGCGCTCGGAGTAAAACGAATGGTGGCAAGAAAAGTTCATTGTTTTGTTCTCAAGAAAAGGGCACCAATGAAAGGAGTGATAAACTGGGGTAGCATTAAATATAACAGTTGACCAGCTGAGGGATAAGATTTGCAGTGTATCTGATGTTAGTCGTTTGATGCGGAAAGAGTGGGGAAACAGAAGATACattgtgtctgttcttttgagttttgatgttgagtctttgcccGACAAAGTGAAGTTAGGATATGTTATCCTGTATGTGCCGAATACATTACGATGTTAcgggtgtcaagcttatgggcatgtggcagcagtgtgtaggagttcAAGGTGTGAGAAATGttcagaagggcatgagacaaaggaatgtgtactATTGGGGAACGTGTTAATTGTAGGGGTACCCATggagctggggatcagaaatgtcccgagcgagagaggcaggttgaggtttccaggttAGAGTAGAGCCATACCAGTCCAgagtaagattggatttttaaCATTTATAAAAATGGTTACCAattgtactgcagggatggatcGGAAGTCACGTAAAATTGAgtttgtggtggcagctgcagagaggcaTTTGGGTGTGCGAcacttgacatcagaagagttacaaGATGTGTTAGGTGGCGATGTCCCATTATTTCAGGATAATGGCATGAGGTAGAAATAAATGCATTTAATTAGTGGAGTAGGGTAgtgttcatttttattttatataattttGAATTAGTGAgtagtgttagatggtagggtatttatttAGAACCTTTTTATTTTTCAAGCAAAGAATAAAGGGTGTTGTACtacagtctagtaggtggcggtaatgcaacaaattggatgcaaaCCGATGTTAAAccccagaagaagaagaaattgTGCCTTTGCACACGTTCTGAACGTCTGTGTAGTAACAGGtacatttcatgtgtctgaaagTAGCACATTGAGTTTGACTTCCGGCATGTCGCGATGAATCGCTTTCCCAGGTAGGGAGGAGATGTTTCTAAATATGGATCAAATTGTTACAATTAGTAATTTACAGAATGCAAGGCGTTGGTGAGAAAAATTTAGAGAGAAATTAAAACTACTTTTTCCACATAGCATTACAACTACAAAGCTGACGCTGGCTAGCTAGCTTATTTTCATTGAAATAGcatggctagttggctagctagcgatAGTATTTTGTCTAGCctggtatatggacaatataccacggATAAGGGCTGTTATGctcaatgcggagtgcctggatacagcccttagccgtggtatattggccatataccacaaacccccaaggtgccttattgctatataactggttaccaacgtaattacaaCAGTAAACAAGTAATATTGACTCACCCgtagtatacggtctgatataccatggcttgcTATCTGTCTCATGTTGTACCGGTCATCAACATGAACAAGATTGAATTCTGTTGAATTGGCAACTGACTAAATTCTTGTTAAGAAGATGTTGCTGTTCAGAATGACATGTGTATGACTGTTGATGTTCACAGGAATCTCCAAATACTATGTTGAATGAGCACCGCGGAtgaaagagggggaggaaaatAGACAACTTCCTTCTACCACACCTTCACCAAGTCATACAATG
Proteins encoded:
- the dut gene encoding deoxyuridine 5'-triphosphate nucleotidohydrolase isoform X2, coding for MRQETVLRQWEKVIDAAEVSPLKRTKPHAVAEDVISVLKFSKLSEHATAPTRGSAKAAGYDLFSAYDYSIGPMDKAIVKTDIQIAVPSGCYGRVAPRSGLAAKHFIDVGAGVVDEDYRGNVGVVLFNFSKETFDVKKGDRVAQLVCERICYPDLQELKTLDETERGAGGFGSTGSN
- the dut gene encoding deoxyuridine 5'-triphosphate nucleotidohydrolase isoform X1 — protein: MEHFVAKQRLYWRCCSSIIAAQSSVLSHRTFYLYSPTLARRKGCENAEVIDAAEVSPLKRTKPHAVAEDVISVLKFSKLSEHATAPTRGSAKAAGYDLFSAYDYSIGPMDKAIVKTDIQIAVPSGCYGRVAPRSGLAAKHFIDVGAGVVDEDYRGNVGVVLFNFSKETFDVKKGDRVAQLVCERICYPDLQELKTLDETERGAGGFGSTGSN